TGGCGACGCCGCTGAGGACCCGATGATCGGATTACGACCGGGGTTCGTCGATCCGCGCGCCGAGCGGCGGGCGGGTCCGGCAGTCGCCGTCATCTCGATCACCGCGCTGGTGGTGTGCACGGTCATCACGAGCATGACAGAGCACGGCAGCCCCGCACAGTGGCGCGGCACCCTGGTTCTCGCCGCGGGGACGGCGTTGTGGCTGCTGCTCCTGATCCCACTCGTCCCACGGCGCACGCGGAATCCGTTATGCACCATCGGTTTCTTCGCAGGGCTGCTGGCCGCGTCGACGTTCCTGGCGGCGCGGGTGGAGGTCTTCAGCGCATTCGGCTCCGTCGGTTACCCGATCGCGTTCGTCCTCTTCACCGCGCGGTGGAGTATTTTCGCGGCCGCCGCCACGGCGCTGGTTCCGTTGCTGGCGAAGGGTTTCTGGCAGACCGATACCGCACCGTGGGTGACTGTCGTGTCCGTGGTGGGGCCGATCCTGTACGCCGCGTGGTTCGTCGGCGCGGAAAGCGAGCAACGCCGCCGCACCAATCAGCAGTTGACCACGGCGCTGGCGGAGAACGCCGCACTGCAGGAGAAACTCCTTGTCCAGGCCCGGGAATCCGGCGTCCGCGACGAGCGCCAGCGGATGGCCAGGGAAATCCACGACACCGTGGCACAGGGTCTCACCGGGATCGTCACCCAGCTACGCGCCGCCGGCCAGGCACAGTCCGAAAAGGACCGGCAGCGGCACCTCGGACAGGTACACGCATTGGCGAAGGACAGCCTCGCCGAGGCCCGCCGCGCGGTGCAGGCGCTCCGCCCGGAGCCGCTGGCCGACGCGCGCCTGCCGGAGGCCCTCGCCGAGCTGGCCCGCCGGACGGCCGAGCGGACCGGCGCCGACGTGACGGCCCGCGCCGAAGGCACGCCGCGCCCGCTGCCGGCCGAGCAAGAGGCAACGCTGTACCGGATCACGCAGGAAGCCCTGGCCAACGCGGAAAAGCACGCCGCGGCCGGCCGGATCGTGATCACCCTGACCTACACCGAAACCCTGACCCTGCTGGACATCCGCGACGACGGACGGGGCTTCACCGCCGGGGACCGCGGCGCGGGGACCGGCTTCGGCCTCGAAGCGATGCAGCAGCGGGTCCACCAGGTGGCGGGCACCCTCACGGTCGAATCGGCCCCCGGCGAGGGCACCGCGGTCCACGTGGAACTGCCCGTCCGCTGACGTTCACCCAGGCTGCCTGCCCGGCAGGCGCCGGCCGACCCCGAACCTGGTTACGCTCGTGCCGTGGAACCCGTGGAGATCAACGCAGGCGAGTACTACCTGCGTCAGCTGCGCGCGGACCGGCTCCTCGACGACCGGCCCCAGCTGATGGAGGCGTTCGCGGACACGGAACACCGCCGGTACGTGCGGAACTACCGGCTGGGGACGCTCGATGAGGCCACCGAGTACGTCACCCTGCGAGCGGCGCAATGGGCGTGCGACGAGCGCTGTTCCTGGGCGGTCGCCGAACCTGCCACCGGGCGGCTGCTCGGCGAGGTCGGGCTGCGCGACCTCGACTTCACCTTCGGCAGCGCCGAGGCCTCGGTCTGGACGCACCCCGCGGCGCGCGGCAACGGGGTCGCCGTCACCGCGCTGTCCGCGGCCCTGCGGTTCGGCTTCGGCGGGCTCGGGCTGAGCGAGATCGTCTACCGGCACCGGGAGAGCAACGCCGCCTCCGCGATCGTCGCGCGGCGATGCGGGTTCACCCGGCTCGACGAGGCCGACACCTCGCAGGCCGGGCAGCCGCTCGTGCGCTGGATCCGTACGCGCCCGCTCAGCTGACCGGTTCGATAAGCCCCGCGCGAGCCTCCGGAGCCGCCGCTCGCAGCGCGTCCGCGGACTCGTCGGTGGTCTGCGACTGCGATTCGCGCTCGGCCTGCACCCGAGCCTGGTAGACGGCCACCTCGCGCGCCACGGTCTCCGCGGACCAGCCGAGCACCTCGCCCACGAGCTGCGCCACCTGCTCCGCGCAGTCCACCCCGCGGTGCGCGTACTCGATGGAGATCCGGGTCCGGCGGGCGAGCACGTCCTCCAGATGCAGCGCACCCTCGTGGCTGGCCGCGTACACGACCTCCACGCCGAGGTAGTCCGGCGCCGATTCGATCGGCTTGAGCAGCTCGGGCCTGCCGTCGGCGAGCGCCAGCACCTCGTGCACCAGCGAGCCGTAACGGTCGAGCAGGTGCCGGACGCGGTAGGGGTGCAGCCCGTGCTGGGCGGCCAGGTGATCGGCCTGGTTGACCAGCGCGTGGTAACCGTCCGCGCCGAGCAGCGGCACCTTGTCCGTGATGGACGACGGCGGGCGGCCGGGCAGGTCGACCACGGCCGCGTCCACCGCGTCGGCGGCCATCACCCGGTACGTCGTGTACTTCCCGCCTGCGATGGCGACCAGACCGGGGGCGACCCGGGCGACGGCGTGCTCCCGCGAGAGCTTCGACGTCTCTTCGCTCTCCCCGGCCAGCAGCGGCCTCAGGCCCGCGTACACGCCTTCGATGTCGTCGTGCGTGAGCGGGGTGGCGAGCACCGTGTTGACGTGTTCGAGGAGGTAATCGATGTCGTGCTTGGTGGCTGCCGGGTGCGCGAGGTCGAGGTTCCAGTCGGTGTCCGTGGTGCCTACGATCCAGTGGTTGCGCCACGGGATCACGAACAGCACCGACTTCTCCGTACGCAGGATCATCCCGGTCTCGGAGACGATCCGGTCCCGCGGCACCACGATGTGCACGCCCTTGCTGGCGCGTACCCGGAACCGGCCGCGGCCGCCGGACAGGCGCTGCAGCTCGTCGGTCCACACACCCGTGCAGTTGATCACCGCGCCGGCGTGGATCTCGGTCTCCCGGCCGTCCTCGACGTCGCGTACGCGGACCCCGGAGATCCGATCCGCCTCGCGGAGGAACCCGACGACCTGGGTGGACGTACGCACCACAGCGCCATAGTGCGCAGCCGTGCGGGCCACGGTCATGGTGTGCCGGGCGTCGTCGGATTGCGCGTCGTAGTAACGGATACCGCCGATCAGCGCAGACCGCTTGAGCGCGGGCACCATCCGCAGCGCACCGGCCCGGGTGAGGTGCTTCTGGCCGGGCACCGAACGCGCGCCGCCCATCGTGTCGTACATCAGCAGCCCGGCCGCGGTGTACGGGCGCTCCCAGACGCGGTGCGTCAGCGGGTACAGGAAACTCACCGGCTTCACCAGGTGCGGCGCGATCGTCGTGAGCATCAGCTCACGCTCGTGCAGCGCCTCCCGCACCAGCCCGAACTCCAGCTGCTCCAGATAGCGCAGCCCACCGTGGAAAAGCTTGCTGGACCGGCTGGATGTGCCCGAGGCCAGATCGCGCGCCTCGACCAGCGCGACCCGCAGGCCGCGCGTAGCCGCGTCCAGCGCGGTACCCGCGCCGACCACCCCGCCGCCGATCACCACGAGGTCGTAGGTCTGCTCGCCGAACCGGCGCCACGATTCCTCGCGGCCGGCCGGGCCCAGCCGGGCCGGATTCCGGCCCTGGCCCCGGTCGCGGGCGGCACCGTGCTGAGAACTCGTCACCACTGGCTCCTCCTCGTACTCGCCGCCTCCAGCATCGCACGGCCCGGTGATCACCCGCTCACCCCGAGGTGACACGTGTGGCGTAACCCGCGGCGGCCGTGATGACATTGCGGCAAGCGGCATCTGGAACGATTTCCTACGCACCGGTAACGTGCCGCGAACCGGGTCGGCGACGTGGCCGTGACACCGCAGGCGCCCGACCCCCGCGCCAACTGTCCAGTGTGGAGGTAGAGCGGTGAGTGCCGGAGCGATCATCATCTGGGAGCTGCTGGGAACCGCAGTCCTGATTCTGCTGGGTAACGGGGTCGTGGCCAACCACGTACTCCGCAAGAACAACGGGCACAACGCGGGCACGTTGTTCATCACGTTCGGCTGGGCGTTCGGCGTGTTCGCCGGGGCCAGCCTCGCCGCCCCGACCGGGGCGCATCTCAACCCCGCGGTCACCCTCGGGCTGGCCATCTCGGGCAAGACCCACTGGCCGGACGTACCGTTCTACCTGATCGGCGAGTTCGCCGGCGCGATCCTCGGCGCGGTGCTCTGCTGGGCGGCCTACAAACTGCAGTTCGACGACCATCCCGAACCGGCCGAGACGCTGGGCATCTTCTCCACCGTCCCGCAGATCCGGCACAAGGCGTGGAACCTGGTCACCGAGATCATCGGCACCTTCGTGCTGGTCGGCTGGGTGCTGCTGAGCCCGGTCTACGCGAGCCAGGACGGCGTGCCGACCTTCGGCAACGCCGCGCTGGGCTATGCCGGGGTGTCGTTCATCGTGCTGGTGGTCGGGATTTCGCTGGGCGGGCCGACCGGCTACGCCATCAACCCGGCCCGTGACCTCGGCCCGCGCATCGCCTACGCGTTCCTGCTGCCGATCAAGGGCAAGCGCGACCCGGACTGGAACTACTCGTGGGTGCCGGTCGTCGGCCCGCTCATCGGCGGGGCGATCGCCGCGCTGCTCTACCTCGCCGTGCACAACCTGACCTGACGACGCCCGCCGATCTTTCTGGAGGTATCCGATGACCAGCTACGTTGCCGCGATCGACCAGGGCACCACCTCGACCCGCTGCATGATCTTCGACCACTCCGGCCGCGCGGTCGCGGTCGACCAGCGTGAGCACAAGCAGATTTTCCCGCAGGCCGGCTGGGTCGAGCACGACGCGGAGGAGATCTGGGAGAACACCCGGGCGGTCGCCGCGGGGGCACTGGCCAAGGCCGATCTGCAGGCCTCGGAGGTGGTCGCGGTCGGGATCACCAACCAGCGGGAAACCACCCTGGTGTGGGACCGCCACACCGGTCGGCCGGTGTATCACGCGATCGTCTGGCAGGACACCCGGACGGACAAGATCGTCACCGAACTGGGTGCCCTCGGTGGCGGACAGGAGCGGTACCGCGCGAAGACCGGCCTCCCGCTGGCGACGTATTTCTCCGGCCCGAAGGTGAAGTGGATCCTGGACAACGTCGACGGCGTGCGGGCCAGGGCCGAGGCGGGTGAGCTGCTGTTCGGCAACATGGACACCTGGGTGCTGTGGAACATGACCGGCGGGGTCAACGGCGGGGTGCACGTCACCGATCCGACGAACGCCTCCCGCACGCTGCTGATGGATCTGGACACCCTGCAGTGGGACGCGGAAATCGCCGCCGAGATGGGCATTCCGCTGTCCATGCTGCCGGAGATCCGGTCGTCCTCGGAGGAGTACGGCAAGGTGCGCGAGCGCGGGGCGCTGGCCGGCGTGCCGATCGCGGGCATCCTCGGCGATCAGCAGGCGGCCACCTTCGGCCAGGCGTGCCTGTCCCCCGGCGAAGCGAAGAACACTTACGGCACCGGCAACTTCGTGCTGCTCAACACCGGCACCGAGAAGGTGATGTCGGAGAACGGCCTGCTCACCACGGTCTGTTACAAGATCGGCTCGAACGACACGGTGTACGCACTGGAGGGTTCGATCGCGGTCACCGGTTCGCTGGTGCAGTGGCTGCGCGACAACCTGGGCATGATCGGCACAGCGGCGGAGATCGAGGAGTACGCCCGCACGGTCGAGGACAACGGCGGCGCATACTTCGTCCCGGCGTTCTCCGGCCTGTTCGCCCCGTACTGGCGCTCGGACGCGCGCGGCGCGATCGTCGGCCTGACCCGCTTCGTGAACAAGGGCCACCTGTCACGCGCGGTCCTGGAGGCGACCGCGTTCCAGTCCCGCGAGGTGATCGACGCGATGAACGCCGACTCCGGCGTCCCGCTCAAGTCCCTG
This Amycolatopsis sulphurea DNA region includes the following protein-coding sequences:
- a CDS encoding sensor histidine kinase; this translates as MIGLRPGFVDPRAERRAGPAVAVISITALVVCTVITSMTEHGSPAQWRGTLVLAAGTALWLLLLIPLVPRRTRNPLCTIGFFAGLLAASTFLAARVEVFSAFGSVGYPIAFVLFTARWSIFAAAATALVPLLAKGFWQTDTAPWVTVVSVVGPILYAAWFVGAESEQRRRTNQQLTTALAENAALQEKLLVQARESGVRDERQRMAREIHDTVAQGLTGIVTQLRAAGQAQSEKDRQRHLGQVHALAKDSLAEARRAVQALRPEPLADARLPEALAELARRTAERTGADVTARAEGTPRPLPAEQEATLYRITQEALANAEKHAAAGRIVITLTYTETLTLLDIRDDGRGFTAGDRGAGTGFGLEAMQQRVHQVAGTLTVESAPGEGTAVHVELPVR
- a CDS encoding GNAT family N-acetyltransferase, which codes for MEPVEINAGEYYLRQLRADRLLDDRPQLMEAFADTEHRRYVRNYRLGTLDEATEYVTLRAAQWACDERCSWAVAEPATGRLLGEVGLRDLDFTFGSAEASVWTHPAARGNGVAVTALSAALRFGFGGLGLSEIVYRHRESNAASAIVARRCGFTRLDEADTSQAGQPLVRWIRTRPLS
- a CDS encoding glycerol-3-phosphate dehydrogenase/oxidase, which produces MTSSQHGAARDRGQGRNPARLGPAGREESWRRFGEQTYDLVVIGGGVVGAGTALDAATRGLRVALVEARDLASGTSSRSSKLFHGGLRYLEQLEFGLVREALHERELMLTTIAPHLVKPVSFLYPLTHRVWERPYTAAGLLMYDTMGGARSVPGQKHLTRAGALRMVPALKRSALIGGIRYYDAQSDDARHTMTVARTAAHYGAVVRTSTQVVGFLREADRISGVRVRDVEDGRETEIHAGAVINCTGVWTDELQRLSGGRGRFRVRASKGVHIVVPRDRIVSETGMILRTEKSVLFVIPWRNHWIVGTTDTDWNLDLAHPAATKHDIDYLLEHVNTVLATPLTHDDIEGVYAGLRPLLAGESEETSKLSREHAVARVAPGLVAIAGGKYTTYRVMAADAVDAAVVDLPGRPPSSITDKVPLLGADGYHALVNQADHLAAQHGLHPYRVRHLLDRYGSLVHEVLALADGRPELLKPIESAPDYLGVEVVYAASHEGALHLEDVLARRTRISIEYAHRGVDCAEQVAQLVGEVLGWSAETVAREVAVYQARVQAERESQSQTTDESADALRAAAPEARAGLIEPVS
- a CDS encoding MIP/aquaporin family protein, with the protein product MSAGAIIIWELLGTAVLILLGNGVVANHVLRKNNGHNAGTLFITFGWAFGVFAGASLAAPTGAHLNPAVTLGLAISGKTHWPDVPFYLIGEFAGAILGAVLCWAAYKLQFDDHPEPAETLGIFSTVPQIRHKAWNLVTEIIGTFVLVGWVLLSPVYASQDGVPTFGNAALGYAGVSFIVLVVGISLGGPTGYAINPARDLGPRIAYAFLLPIKGKRDPDWNYSWVPVVGPLIGGAIAALLYLAVHNLT
- the glpK gene encoding glycerol kinase GlpK; translation: MTSYVAAIDQGTTSTRCMIFDHSGRAVAVDQREHKQIFPQAGWVEHDAEEIWENTRAVAAGALAKADLQASEVVAVGITNQRETTLVWDRHTGRPVYHAIVWQDTRTDKIVTELGALGGGQERYRAKTGLPLATYFSGPKVKWILDNVDGVRARAEAGELLFGNMDTWVLWNMTGGVNGGVHVTDPTNASRTLLMDLDTLQWDAEIAAEMGIPLSMLPEIRSSSEEYGKVRERGALAGVPIAGILGDQQAATFGQACLSPGEAKNTYGTGNFVLLNTGTEKVMSENGLLTTVCYKIGSNDTVYALEGSIAVTGSLVQWLRDNLGMIGTAAEIEEYARTVEDNGGAYFVPAFSGLFAPYWRSDARGAIVGLTRFVNKGHLSRAVLEATAFQSREVIDAMNADSGVPLKSLKVDGGMVVNELLMQFQADILGVPVIRPVVNETTALGAAYAAGLAVGFWSSEEDIRTNWAKDKQWDPAMAESRREREYRNWKKAVTKTFDWVEG